In Leishmania donovani BPK282A1 complete genome, chromosome 35, the following are encoded in one genomic region:
- a CDS encoding choline/ethanolamine kinase, putative, which produces MMSVDNSENAFRNVNMRDLITRAGHEPPRSALYEYVKSLKSENSQSTPLSLASDDSWDSTTHSTYNSMADNLSELGGVTEDAETRDLIYKLCHSLHKKAVQRIEGSRQHRQRSVEVNVEHEKNMSHIGDWMPLLHLFDPQTFYAVRGTPMTLAATAERPFSLNVAENPKEASQLLLGELDVEKLSGGNSNHVYRLAHPDFPGKTVLLRVYGSGDSEAIDRFRDVMAMREMSRARLSPAVLHSFKWGRVEEFMEGVATCSTDMLLRSPTLLAEVWLLVHKMHSLPYASFLPQNVNNEKIRHLLHPALAHCEYATPEEYCDVLSKRLKKVVLTKKSDYYLDNTSQKLMEDACPSSFERTCFRFLRLTSNLILESYRASFVSFISAEVMLLRELLMKRAVPLVFSHNDLNPGNILLAWRKVPKEMRRQVANDEDEEDEVMPVTSDQSTAFSRKFLSKKGHHRNLVDMKGIIFIDFEYTDVNYRCFDLGNTICELDYDYTRGTAEGEPGFIKYHYTFPPEEYREQWKGHPMTYPRCQELIYTTWQKNEQHRQRHGGEAPPAPAPSEMHLGHICLKGLQAYFAAAAPAGTARDAATPITRDELTEVFIGTMCSHLSWSLWSLVMCANPDVCTNNANDDLFAKGSSGLDYIYYGNCRLQEYVALKQWMRDKQLI; this is translated from the coding sequence ATGATGAGTGTGGACAATTCCGAAAATGCGTTCCGCAATGTTAACATGCGCGACCTGATCACGCGCGCGGGGCacgagccgccgcgctctgcTCTGTACGAGTACGTCAAGTCGCTCAAGAGCGAGAACTCTCAGAGCACCCCTCTGTCGCTGGCGTCCGACGACTCGTGGGACTCCACCACACACTCCACGTACAACAGCATGGCGGACAACTTGTCGGAGTTGGGCGGCGTTACGGAGGACGCCGAGACGCGCGACTTGATTTACAAGCTGTGTCACTCGCTGCACAAGAAGGCAGTGCAAAGGATCGAGGGTTCCCGGCAGCATCGCCAGAGGTCGGTGGAGGTGAACGTGGAGCATGAGAAGAACATGTCACATATCGGGGACtggatgccgctgctgcacctcttcGACCCGCAGACGTTCTACGCGGTGCGAGGCACCCCCATGACGcttgccgccactgctgagCGTCCGTTCAGCCTTAACGTGGCAGAAAACCCGAAGGAGGCTTCGCAGCTGCTTTTGGGCGAGCTGGACGTCGAGAAGCTGTCgggcggcaacagcaaccACGTGTACCGCCTAGCACACCCCGACTTCCCCGGaaagacggtgctgctgcgcgtgtaTGGCAGTGGTGACAGCGAGGCGATTGATCGATTCCGCGACGTGATGGCGATGCGCGAGATGAGCCGGGCGAGGCTGAGCCCGGCCGTTCTGCACTCCTTCAAGTGGGGCCGTGTCGAGGAGTTCATGGAAGGCGTCGCGACGTGCTCGACGGATATGCTGCTTCGCAGCCCGACCctgctggcggaggtgtgGTTGCTGGTACACAAGATGCACAGCCTGCCGTACGCCTCCTTTCTCCCGCAGAATGTCAACAACGAGAAGATCCGCCACTTACTGCACCCGGCTCTCGCACACTGCGAATACGCCACCCCTGAAGAATACTGCGACGTCTTATCGAAGCGCCTGAAGAAAGTGGTCCTGACGAAAAAGAGCGACTACTACCTTGACAACACGAGCCAGAAGCTGATGGAAGACGCGTGCCCGTCCTCCTTCGAGCGCACATGCTTCCGCTTCCTGCGGCTCACCAGCAACCTCATTCTGGAGTCCTACCGCGCCTCCTTCGTGTCCTTCATTAGTGCCgaggtgatgctgctgcgcgagctccTCATGAAGCGAGCGGTGCCACTCGTCTTCTCGCACAACGACTTGAACCCGGGCAACATCCTCCTGGCGTGGCGCAAGGTGCCAAAGGAGATGCGCCGGCAGGTTGCCAACGACGAGGATGAAGAGGACGAGGTGATGCCGGTGACCTCTGACCAGTCCACGGCCTTCAGTCGCAAGTTCCTGTCCAAGAAGGGCCATCACCGAAACCTCGTGGACATGAAGGGCATCATCTTCATTGACTTCGAATACACGGACGTGAACTACCGCTGCTTCGATCTTGGCAACACGATCTGCGAGCTCGACTACGACTACAcccgcggcaccgccgaggGTGAGCCTGGCTTCATCAAGTACCACTACACTTTTCCCCCGGAGGAGTACAGGGAGCAGTGGAAGGGACACCCAATGACGTACCCGCGTTGCCAGGAGCTCATTTACACCACATGGCAGAAGAACGAACAGCATCGCCAGCgacacggcggcgaggcaccgccagcgccggcgccgtcggagATGCATCTCGGGCATATCTGCTTGAAAGGGCTTCAGGCGTACttcgcggccgcggcacccgccggcaccgctcgTGACGCCGCTACCCCGATCACCCGTGACGAGCTCACGGAGGTGTTTATTGGCACTATGTGCTCGCACCTGAGCTGGTCGCTGTGGTCCTTGGTGATGTGCGCCAATCCTGACGTTTGCACCAACAACGCTAACGATGACCTCTTCGCCAAAGGGAGTAGCGGGCTCGACTACATCTACTACGGCAACTGCCGCTTGCAGGAGTACGTGGCGCTGAAACAATGGATGCGAGACAAGCAGCTTATCTGA
- a CDS encoding arginase: protein MEHVQQYKFYKEKKMSIVLAPFSGGQPHSGVELGPDYLLKQGLQQDMEKLGWNTRLERVFDGKAVEARKASDNGDRIGRVKRPRLTAECTEKIYKCVRRVAEQGRFPLTIGGDHSIALGTVAGVLTVYPDAGVIWVDAHADINTMSGTVSGNLHGCPLSILLGLDRKNIPECFSWVPQVLKPSKIAYIGLRAVDEEEKKILHDLNIAAFSMHHVDRYGIDKVVSMAIEAISPKGTEPVMVSYDIDTIDPLYVPATGTPVRGGLSFREALFLCERIAECGRLVALDVVECNPLLAATESHVKDTISVGCAIARCMMGETLLYTPRKSAKL from the coding sequence ATGGAGCACGTGCAGCAGTACAAGTTCTACAAGGAGAAGAAGATGAGCATTGTGctcgcccccttctccgGCGGCCAACCGCACAGTGGGGTAGAGCTAGGTCCTGACTACCTTCTCAAGCAGGGACTGCAGCAGGACATGGAGAAGCTTGGATGGAATACAAGGCTCGAGAGGGTGTTCGACGGCAAGGCTGTTGAGGCTCGCAAGGCGAGCGATAATGGCGACAGGATCGGTCGCGTCAAGCGCCCGAGGCTGACGGCGGAGTGCACGGAGAAGATCTACAAGTGTGTGCGCAGGGTGGCCGAGCAGGGCCGCTTTCCTCTCACTATCGGCGGCGATCACTCCATCGCCCTCGGCACGGTGGCCGGCGTGTTGACCGTTTACCCGGATGCCGGCGTGATTTGGGTGGACGCCCACGCGGACATCAACACTATGTCTGGTACGGTCTCCGGTAACTTGCACGGCTGCCCCTTATCGATCCTGCTGGGGCTTGATCGCAAGAACATTCCCGAGTGCTTTTCGTGGGTACCGCAGGTGCTGAAGCCGAGCAAGATTGCCTACATTGGTCTACGTGctgtggacgaggaggagaagaagatCCTGCACGACCTGAACATCGCCGCCTTCAGCATGCATCATGTGGACCGCTACGGTATAGACAAGGTGGTGTCCATGGCGATCGAAGCCATCTCGCCGAAGGGCACCGAGCCGGTGATGGTGTCATACGACATCGACACGATCGACCCCCTCTACGTGCCGGCGACGGGCACTCCCGTGCGTGGCGGCCTCTCTTTCCGAGAGGCGTTGTTCTTGTGCGAGCGTATCGCCGAGTGCGGTCGTCTTGTCGCTCTGGACGTGGTTGAATGCAACCCGCTCCTCGCCGCTACAGAATCGCACGTGAAGGACACCATCTCCGTCGGCTGCGCAATCGCACGCTGCATGATGGGAGAGACACTTCTTTACACCCCACGTAAGAGCGCCAAACTgtag